In the genome of Caldisphaera lagunensis DSM 15908, the window CCATCCCTAAACCTCTTGATGATTTAAGCCTATAAATCTTTAAATTGTAATCTTTTTTCATTTTTATAAGTTTCTCATATGTACCATCATTACTAAAATTATCAGTAATTACTATCTGGTCGAAAATTGCATCATATACTGATTCTATTGCTTTTTCTACAGTATTGACATTATTGTAAACTGTACCATATAGGCAATATTTCATTTTATTCCCCCTTTACATTTATTATTTCATAAATGTATTTAAGCATTAAAATAGGAACATCATCCCATGTGGGTAACTTTATGTTTGCCCTTATTGCTTTTTCTTTTAAAGTTTCAATGTTTTTCATAATGTATTGTATACCAGTTAAAAAGTCTTTATTTACTTCATCGTATACAAATATGGGATAATTACCTAGATCTTTAACGTTTATTCCCTCAATCCCCTTCCTTGTTGTAATAATAGGCAACCTAGCAGATATATAGTCTAAAATCTTTGTTTTTACACCAGTTCCTTCCACTAAGGGGGCAATTGCAAAATCCGATAAACAAAGATAATGGTCTATATCTTCTACATACCCTAAATATTCTACGTTTTCACTTTTAAATGGTTTAATTTTTAACGAATTACCCAATATTATAAATTTTATATCTTGAAAATATTTTGAAATATTTAAGATTTTTTGAAATGCAATAAGGTTTGGTTCATAATCAAGGTTACCATGAAATACTGCAATAATTTTAGAATTCTCATTATTTCTTATTAAATCTTTGTTAAGTTTATTACATCTTATTTTTCTTATACCCATAGGTAATATTTTAAACTTTGAAATTGGCAAATTATAATAATAGCAAGCTTTTATAGCATCTTCATAGCTTATTGAAAAAATGTAATCTGATAGCTTATAAAAACTGTATTCTACGGGATAAATTAATGATTTGCATCTAGAATTTTTACATACCTCAATTTCTTCTCCATGACTATTATAAATAATTTTTTCCCCCAAAAACTTAGATGCAAGTAATGATGGCCTGTTTATACCATAAATGTGCTCAAGTATTATTAGATCTGGATTTATATTTTTGATAATTTTCATTATATTATTAAATAAATTAAGATTAAACAAAGATATGTAGTCCGTATATAATAAACTGTTTGTTCTTGAGAAATCATTTACTACATAAAAGTTTGCCCACCTTAATTTTGAAGGATTTGATAATTTTTGTAATAGAAAATTTATTTCTAAATATTTAGAAAGAGAAAAATAGGTATTATAAGTTCTGTATTGCTGCCCTTTGTCAAAGCTTGATAAATCTGTATCATCTATAACTAAAAGTTTTAATCTCATTATTATCACTTATCGAGCAAATTCTGTATATACATAAAATTAAATATTTATCCAATTATCTATAATATTAATATAATTAATTAATAAAATAATTTAATTTCTTATAATTTGTCTATATTTCTTTTGTATCTGCTATATCTTATTAGCTAATAATACTTTTTAATAAAAATGGAAGAAAATCCTATTAGAAATTCTGCAGATTTTATTAAAAATAATTTCGGATTAAAATCTTGATACATCATAGATTTATAATAGTTTATTAAGTCACATGGCGATCTAAAATAATTGTGTTTGTCTATAAAGCAAGTATTTAATTCAATTTCGGTATTACAAACGTCTTTACTAAATAAATTTTTACCAAATTTCAATTCCAATAAATTAAGGCTTTGGATAGCAGTGAATTACCCCGCCCTTTCGGAGGGCATCCTCACCTCAAGATGGGGATTTCCTGCTTCTCAGAGCAACCTCGATCTCCCTACACATAGTGGAGGTTTCATCGAACGGAACCGTTTCGTTATGCCCCATGTGGAAGAGAGGTTATGGAGGGTTTGCTCACCACAGGTTTAATCCCCAGTCCCTAGGGTACGACCCAGCGCTTTCAGTTGAAGCCTAATAATCTTCTCCCCGAAATAATAAATCCTTCTATAAGGAGACTATTCATCCCCTCACTCACGGTAGGAGACCCACCCTTAACCCCCATAAAGTTAAATCTTTGTAGGAAAAAAGAATGACAAGCGTTGGTCTTTATGGCAGGGAGGAGGTCAGAAACTTGCACTTTTTTCCTTATATCGAATTGTTCTATTGGAGCACGATTAGAGGTTGATGATAAAGAATGCCTAAAGTAAGTTAATTTTTTGATCGAATATCATACATACTTCGTAAGGATAGTTTAGTACAATATTAAAAATTAAATGATAAGACACATTGATATTCCTTTTCAAAAATGAATCCCCTATTCAATAATATCTGTTTTTACGGCAATACTACTAAGATTAAAATAAAAAACCTCTTTTTAAGAATAAGTTTAGATAGTCAATTTTTCCTTAAACCTAGATTTACGATATATTCATATTCAAAATTTTTATTTTGCATGATTTCATTTCCAAATACATAGATATCTTTTCTTCCATTATGAAAACATATCATTTCCCTACAATAGCGTTAATTCTTAACATGATTCTCATAATATAATATATAACTTAATCTTTCAGGCATATATAAATCGTCATCTTCTAAGAATGTTATAATACTTCCTTTTGATTGCTCAATGCCTATAGATAATTTTCCACTATGGGTTGTATCGTTTGTAACTATGTTTTTCCATGAGTTTCTATTGATTATATTATAGGAATTTATATCACTAAATTTTTTATAACTATTACTTCATATTTGTTGTGATCCAAAGTTTGATTTTCAAGGCTTTTTAAAGCTTAGGGAAGAAATTGTTTTCTATTATATGCAGTAACAATAACTGATATATAAGGCTCTGTCATATTAATTCCCTAAATATATATTTTGATATCTGCTATATATCTCTTCTATCATAGATTTAAAATTAATCAAAGCTAGGATCTTTACAAAGCTAGCACTTTTAAAAATTTTTAAAATCTTTTATAAATTGTCTGAGAATCTAATATTACGATAAAAACGTAAATCAATAAAATGTTTTAAATAGTTTTGTATAATCTGATCGATTCTTGAGCTATTTTATCCCACGTTTTTATCTCTTTATGCCCATTCTCTCCTAATTTCTTTCTTAAATTAGAATCTTGAATAAGCAATAACATAGCATTTGCAATATCAATAGGATCATAAGGCTTAACCAATATTCCGTTTTCCATGTTTTTTATTCTGTAAGATAACTCTCCAACATTTGTTGTTATAACGGCCTTTTTCCTAGCCCATGATTCAGAAACTACAACAGAATAAACTTCTACATGATCACTTAGGCTAGGTAATACTAAAGCAATAGAAGAATCTATTGCTCCATATTTTAATTCCTCATCTAAAAAACCTAAAAATTCTACATAATTCTGAATATTTAGTTTTTTTGCTAACTTTACAAATCTCCTGTTATCTCCTGGACCTATAAGCAATATCTTTAAATCTTTGACTTCATTTATTACATGTGGTATTGCTTTCAATAATATTTCTATACCTTTTAAATAGTGCATTCTGCCAACATAAACAAAAATGTTTTCATTATAAATATTAAATTTCTTTCTAAATTCTTCTTCATGAGATGGCATCGTCATTATTTTTTCATCAATGGCATCTGGAAGATAATGTACATCATTTATTCCGTAGTTTTTCTTTAGTATTTCAATGTCTCTTTTACTTCTTGATAATTTTAAATCTGTATAATTAAAGCTTGTTTTTGTTAAATATCTTGCATATAAAAAGCCAACATTTCTTATTATTGGGTTAGGATGATCCCTTAAAGAATCTACTGCCATATAATATAGTGCAGTTTTT includes:
- a CDS encoding glycosyltransferase family 4 protein yields the protein MKIYHITHTYYPNIGGLENVINKLSKAQTKLGHEVYIVAPKIGNNAYFDDENVLRIKYFKLGYNDLSFPLEDTLNKIKDADIIHAHSHSSYFNISIIKKAKKKGLKTALYYMAVDSLRDHPNPIIRNVGFLYARYLTKTSFNYTDLKLSRSKRDIEILKKNYGINDVHYLPDAIDEKIMTMPSHEEEFRKKFNIYNENIFVYVGRMHYLKGIEILLKAIPHVINEVKDLKILLIGPGDNRRFVKLAKKLNIQNYVEFLGFLDEELKYGAIDSSIALVLPSLSDHVEVYSVVVSESWARKKAVITTNVGELSYRIKNMENGILVKPYDPIDIANAMLLLIQDSNLRKKLGENGHKEIKTWDKIAQESIRLYKTI
- a CDS encoding glycosyltransferase; this encodes MRLKLLVIDDTDLSSFDKGQQYRTYNTYFSLSKYLEINFLLQKLSNPSKLRWANFYVVNDFSRTNSLLYTDYISLFNLNLFNNIMKIIKNINPDLIILEHIYGINRPSLLASKFLGEKIIYNSHGEEIEVCKNSRCKSLIYPVEYSFYKLSDYIFSISYEDAIKACYYYNLPISKFKILPMGIRKIRCNKLNKDLIRNNENSKIIAVFHGNLDYEPNLIAFQKILNISKYFQDIKFIILGNSLKIKPFKSENVEYLGYVEDIDHYLCLSDFAIAPLVEGTGVKTKILDYISARLPIITTRKGIEGINVKDLGNYPIFVYDEVNKDFLTGIQYIMKNIETLKEKAIRANIKLPTWDDVPILMLKYIYEIINVKGE